The Paenibacillus beijingensis nucleotide sequence CAGCTTGCTGCGAAGCAATCCGCCAAGCGCGTTCATAGAGATGACTGATTTTCCAGTACCGGGGCCGCCCTTAATGATGATCGTCTTCTTCGTATCCTGTTTTTTGGCAAGCGAAATAATCGTCTCATAAGCGATCTTCTGCTCATCCAGCAGCACAAAATCCGAATGCCCTTCGAACAGAGCATGAACATGATCGATCAACGATTTGGAGGGGACGATTTTGCCGTTCTCGATTTCGTAGAGAAGCTCCATTCCCTTGCCCTGGCCCACATACTTGTACAAAAAGGTTTGCAGCTGCCTCATTTCATGCGAGAAAAATAGCGGTGCTTCTTGAACGGTTTTACGATACTGCTCTGCCTTTAGCGGTTCCGGATTCTTCTCCTTGTAATTATGCAGGAAGGCGACGGAGTGTCCTTTAACTCCACGCGAATAAACCGCCGCATTCATATCGTACATGAACTGGCGGTATGACCAGGCTTGATAGGAAGGATGCGTCGTCTCTCGCAAGGAGCCGTTAATGCTTGAAAGAACGACGTCCTCTTTATCGGTAGCCAACGCCTCTTGCCACTGCTTCAGCTCTACGATAATAAAATGATCGTCCTGATTGTCGTCCTTTCCGGCAATAACAAAATCGATTCGTTTGCTCGTCGAGGGAATGTTATATTCGATCATGACGCCGCAGTCATCAGCAACCTTCGAGTTTCGGATGACCCGTTCCATAAACTGCATCGAATTGTTCCACGCCCGCCACTCCGATACCGTCGGACGCTTGCCTAGTTTTTCGATATAAGAAGCTTCGATATTTGCGGCGATTTTGTTGTCGTCCACCGCTTCCTTAAACTCTGCGACAGAGCTGCTGTACACGATCATAATGTCACCGTTCCTATAACGTATCGTATTTGTCTTTTTTGCCGAATGCCTTATCGATCGGGTACTTCCGGGCATTCTTCTCCATCTTGCTGCGGATAATTGTTTCGAGATCAAACCCCATTTGATCCGCCATCGTAAAACAATAGATCAGAACATCTGCCAGCTCATCCGCGATGTCATCGCGTTTGTCCTGCGCCGCTTCCTGCCAATCCGACCATTGAAAATGCTCCAGCAGCTCGGCTGCTTCCAGGCTTATGGAGATGGCAAGGTCCTTCGGGTTGTGATATTGCTTCCAATTGCGTTCATCGCGGAAGCGAATAATATCTAGCAGCAGTTGGTTCATCAGGACCTCCTAATATGTACAATGTCAGGCATCTTCCACCTCAATCAGGTAGAAGCGATTGTAGAAGCTTGTGGGGATACAGTTCCGACCCGTTTGTTAGAAAGTTATGTAAATACTATTCGATTAAGGAATCATCGTTTCCTTTATTCAGATAACTTTCAGTCAACTTTCAGCCGACTTTCAGCCCACTTTTAAGCTGGGTTCAGTATCGTTTCCTATAATGGATCCATAGCACTTCATCACCAAAAGCTTATGCTTACGAAGTAGTTTTGCTGCGCAAAACCTTAAGGAGGAGCGAACTCCATGAAAAAAAATAAATGGCTCAAATGGAAAATCGGCGGGGCTTTTATGATCGGAATTACGGCTATTTTTCAAACGGTGAGGACCAGCGTGCTGTTCGAAGCGAAGACGGCCGATGCGGCATCGTCCAAAACAAGCACGACCGATTCCGCGCAGCAGCAGCAAGACCTTGTCATCGACGAGTGGTCGAACCAGCGCCCGAATCCGGATGACGGTACGGGCTTCCGCCATCATCGCAGAGGGAATTTTCAAGGCCAAGACGGCGGACAATTCGATAACAACGGCCAAAGCGGCAGTTCGTCCGGCAGCGGCGGTTCGTTCGATGATGGTTCGTCTGGTAGCGGCTCTTTCGGCGGCGGATCGTCAGGAGGCGGCTCCGGCTTCGACTCGAGCACAGGCCGTTCGTAACGCGCATTAACGAGAGGAGGGCTGCATGATGGAGAACGTTGTAGCATCAGTTCGAGAGGAATCGCTTCATTCGTTTCGTTTCAAAGCTATGAATACGACAGTGGAATGTTCGCTTCTATGTACGCCGGAGCAAATCTGTGAACTGGAGGAGTTGACGTTCGACTGGTTCGCGCAGGCTGAAAAGCGGTTCAGCCGCTTCCGTCCGGACAGCGAGCTCAGCTATCTGAACAAACGGGCGGGCGAACGCTGCATGATTTCCGCGGCTATGATGGAGGTGCTGCAGCTCGCCGAATCGTATAAACGGCTGACAGAGGGCGTATTCGATCCCTATGTGCTGGACGCCCTGCTTCAAAGCGGTTACGACGAATCGTTCGACCTTGTTAAAAACCGGCCTCTTGGTGAACTCGGCAGCAGGACTATGCCTACATCTGACCACCACACGCTTACATCAAACCAGCACACACTTACATCCGACCGTCACAGTCCTATCCGTCCGCGCGAGATGCAAATCGACCCGGTCATGAAATCGCTCAAGCTGCCGCCTTTGGTTACGATTGATTTGGGCGGCATTGTGAAAAGCTGGTCCGCGCAGCGTCTTGCCGGCTACTTCCGGGATAAAAAGGGGATCCGGCGCGGACTGATCAACGCCGGCGGCGATTTGAGCGTCTGGGAAAGCCCAAAGTACGAAGCGCGGGCTTGGCGGATTGCCGTCGAGAACCCTTGGACGGACCAGACGAAGGCGGGAATCTTCGTCATGCAAGAGGGCGCGGCGGCGACGTCCGGCACGCTCGGCCGCAGTTGGATGTCCGGCGGCAAACTTATGCACCACCTGATCGATCCGTCCACGATGCAGCCAAGCGACAGCGATGTCGTGCAGTGCACAGTCACCGGACGAAATGCAACGGAGTGCGAGATCTGGGCGAAAACGATCTGCATCGCCGGCAGCAAGCGCGGGCTGTCCCTGCTGACTGCAAAGGCCGACCCGGATTGCGAAGCACTGCTCTTCACCAAAGACCGCAGAACGCTGTTCTTTGGAGATCCATCATCGCTAGGCGCCGCATGGCGCGATGTAACGGTCGACCGCGTCTACCCGAAAAATCATTTTAACCCACATTATCCGGAGGTGAATCCCAATGATTTCGTTTTTCGTTGATCTTCCAACCTGGCTAATTATACGGATCGCGGGGATTGCTACATATGTCCTACTAACGGTCGGCATTGTGCTCGGCATGTCGTATAGTCTGCCGCTCTGGTCCAAAAAGACGAAAGTGTCTCTTTACAAAGCCCACTCCTTCACCACCATTTCCGGCATGGCGCTCGGACTGCTGCATGGCGTTTTCACCGTCATCGACGCTTATGTACCCTACACGTGGAGCGAGCTTCTGATCCCGTTTACCGCCCATTACGAGCCGGTGCTGAGCGGACTCGGCACGTTAAGCGCATATGCGATGCTGACCGTGATTCTGACGACCGACCTGCGCAACAAGCTGAAGCGCAAAGTATGGCTTGCGCTGCATATGCTCTCCTACCCCATATTCATCATGTCGACGATCCACGGGTTCTTTATGGGTACGGACAGCAAGCTGCCGGGTATCCGTATCATGTACTTGGCAGCAATCCTGCTTGTGCTTGGACTGACGGCGGTTCGCGCCGCCATAAAACCCGCTAAAAAAACCGCCGCAGCAAAAACTCCCTTGCAGCCTGAAATCATCTCGCCCGGCAACACCCGTGCGCTCAGTAAGAGATTTCAGGACATGCATCCGTCCTCCCGGGACACGTTAAAATAGAGTCTAGCTGTATTACACCATATGCTGGAATAAAGTTGTTCGTATCGTATTTGTAATCCCTTCTTGTAGCTGACTAAATGTGTAATACTGTATAAAATGTATCCGTCATTCCCGATATTTAATCACTTGCCGCTCTGTATACGATCTTATGTCTTTCCTCCAAAACAAAAAATCAATGCCGGAGCTTGATGTTTGGACTAAAGGGGAATTGCAGTGGGGGCACTCGAGTGTGATATTTGAGCATTACATCCGTATTTATAACCACTGTCGTCCACAAAGAAAATTAAACAAGCTGACCCCGGTAAATACCGTTGCCAGCTTGCTAGGTAGGGCTTTTCTAAATTGTCCGCTAAATGGGGTCTTGACCACCTTGTGAAACAAGGCTTTTTAGTTTTATTTTTCTGCGTTCGAATGCGCCGCAGCTGTCGGAAAAGAAATAATGTGACCAGAATTGTGACCAAGAAAACCCAAGGTTAGGCTTGCTGTTTCGTATATTTCTTTGACTGCTCTATTGTGGTTCTGAATCGTTTACACATTCCATAGATTTTTTGATATACATCTGTAGCATAATCTCTTCTGCTATCTCTTGATTCAATATCAACAGATTCACGTATTTCCTCTAATTCTTCAACACGAGCTTTAACGTGATAATTTCGAAGCCGTCTAATGAGATCATCTAGTCTATCGATGAAGTTATATCTTAAATCCCCATCTATTTTCATATTAAAAAATGGAGCTAAAAGATCGTCCATTCCATTTAAAAATGAAACTGTTAATTTGAGCTGTTGATTCGTTACTCCTAGTTCTATATACATAAGTAATGAATTAACTACACTAGCAGATTTATTAGCTTCTTGATCATCAAGGTTGATTATAACTTTGTCTATAATAGTCAAAGCTTTCTGAAGCAACATATCAAACTGCTCTTTATCTACAATTGTATTTATTAACATATTACAATAATCTTCTATTTTTTTCGAGTTTAATTGTGGGCGTCTTTCATCCTTCCATACAATTTTCGAAATAATATATAATAAATGATATCTGAACTTTGAATATTTATCTTCTATTTTGTC carries:
- a CDS encoding nucleotide pyrophosphohydrolase, producing MNQLLLDIIRFRDERNWKQYHNPKDLAISISLEAAELLEHFQWSDWQEAAQDKRDDIADELADVLIYCFTMADQMGFDLETIIRSKMEKNARKYPIDKAFGKKDKYDTL
- a CDS encoding FAD:protein FMN transferase, whose product is MENVVASVREESLHSFRFKAMNTTVECSLLCTPEQICELEELTFDWFAQAEKRFSRFRPDSELSYLNKRAGERCMISAAMMEVLQLAESYKRLTEGVFDPYVLDALLQSGYDESFDLVKNRPLGELGSRTMPTSDHHTLTSNQHTLTSDRHSPIRPREMQIDPVMKSLKLPPLVTIDLGGIVKSWSAQRLAGYFRDKKGIRRGLINAGGDLSVWESPKYEARAWRIAVENPWTDQTKAGIFVMQEGAAATSGTLGRSWMSGGKLMHHLIDPSTMQPSDSDVVQCTVTGRNATECEIWAKTICIAGSKRGLSLLTAKADPDCEALLFTKDRRTLFFGDPSSLGAAWRDVTVDRVYPKNHFNPHYPEVNPNDFVFR
- a CDS encoding ferric reductase-like transmembrane domain-containing protein, which produces MISFFVDLPTWLIIRIAGIATYVLLTVGIVLGMSYSLPLWSKKTKVSLYKAHSFTTISGMALGLLHGVFTVIDAYVPYTWSELLIPFTAHYEPVLSGLGTLSAYAMLTVILTTDLRNKLKRKVWLALHMLSYPIFIMSTIHGFFMGTDSKLPGIRIMYLAAILLVLGLTAVRAAIKPAKKTAAAKTPLQPEIISPGNTRALSKRFQDMHPSSRDTLK